In one window of Halorubrum sp. BV1 DNA:
- a CDS encoding Na(+)/H(+) antiporter subunit D: MTAAGGLLTSIPPYVVLAVAALAVLALPRRAGHAAAALATAFTFGQAVLLGDGGTGAHLATQLFGFDVVFFNVDQFSLLMGVVVGFLATAAVLYAYGTEAPTWVTAFALIYVSSTVGTIYAGDWLTLIFFWELMAVTSTLLVWQYGGAAVRAGYRYALFHGIGGTFLLGAVVVHFANAGTFLFSATTGIHPAATLLAAIGIGINCGFVFLHTWLPDTYPRPHVAASVFLSVFTTKTAAYVMYRAFPEGGMWLAYLGGIMAVYGAFFALLQYDPRRLLSYHIQAQLGYMLAGFGLATYVGEFAVTGGFAHLFNNVLYKSLLFMAVGVVIYRTGVEDIRDMGGLWREMPVTFLVYLVGAASITAVPGFNGFISKGMVIDSAHEVHNVELLFGEGLLWWLLILGGVGTFMSFIKLGYYVFFHGSATLKPKDATPFQTAGMVLAGGACIFFGTPLTYGFLVELMPFTAEVAPELHPYSTSHLTESAALLVAGFVGFFALKRPLGWLAHRMPDVDAVTYPAMFYLGRASIWGVTELWAAVDRAVMGAVGVIEWTAMHPREALGRAGVDAEIRTGIGRSVLFLTVAAGVVLFVFVLS; encoded by the coding sequence ATGACCGCCGCTGGCGGACTCCTCACTTCGATTCCGCCGTACGTCGTGCTCGCGGTCGCGGCGCTCGCGGTGCTCGCGCTCCCGCGTCGCGCGGGCCACGCCGCGGCCGCGCTGGCGACGGCGTTCACGTTCGGGCAGGCCGTGTTGCTCGGCGACGGCGGCACCGGCGCGCACCTCGCGACGCAGCTGTTCGGTTTCGACGTGGTCTTTTTCAACGTCGACCAGTTCTCGCTGCTGATGGGCGTCGTCGTCGGCTTTCTCGCGACGGCGGCGGTGCTGTACGCGTACGGCACGGAGGCACCGACGTGGGTGACCGCGTTCGCGCTGATCTACGTCTCCTCGACCGTGGGGACGATCTACGCCGGCGACTGGCTCACTCTCATCTTCTTCTGGGAGCTGATGGCCGTCACCTCGACGCTCTTGGTGTGGCAGTACGGCGGCGCGGCGGTGCGCGCGGGCTACCGCTACGCGCTGTTCCACGGCATCGGCGGGACGTTCCTGCTCGGCGCGGTCGTCGTTCACTTCGCCAACGCGGGGACGTTCCTGTTCTCTGCGACGACCGGGATCCACCCGGCCGCGACCCTGCTCGCGGCGATCGGCATCGGGATCAACTGCGGGTTCGTCTTCTTGCACACCTGGCTGCCGGACACCTACCCGCGACCGCATGTGGCCGCGTCGGTGTTCCTCTCCGTGTTCACGACGAAGACCGCGGCGTACGTGATGTACCGCGCGTTCCCCGAGGGCGGGATGTGGCTCGCGTACCTCGGCGGGATCATGGCGGTGTACGGAGCGTTCTTCGCGCTGCTTCAGTACGATCCGCGTCGCCTGCTGTCGTATCACATACAGGCCCAGCTCGGCTACATGCTCGCCGGCTTCGGGCTCGCGACGTACGTCGGCGAGTTCGCCGTCACCGGCGGGTTCGCGCACCTGTTCAACAACGTCCTCTACAAGAGCCTGCTGTTCATGGCCGTCGGCGTCGTGATCTACCGGACGGGCGTCGAGGACATCCGCGACATGGGCGGACTCTGGCGCGAGATGCCGGTCACGTTCCTCGTGTACCTCGTCGGTGCGGCCTCGATTACGGCCGTGCCCGGGTTCAACGGCTTCATCTCGAAGGGGATGGTGATCGACTCGGCGCACGAGGTGCACAACGTCGAACTGCTGTTCGGCGAGGGGCTGCTCTGGTGGCTTCTCATCCTCGGCGGCGTGGGGACGTTCATGTCGTTCATCAAACTCGGCTACTACGTGTTCTTCCACGGCTCGGCGACGCTGAAGCCGAAGGACGCGACGCCGTTCCAGACCGCGGGAATGGTCCTTGCCGGCGGCGCGTGTATCTTCTTCGGCACGCCGCTTACCTACGGCTTCCTCGTCGAGCTGATGCCGTTCACGGCCGAGGTTGCGCCGGAACTCCACCCCTATAGCACGAGCCACCTCACCGAGAGCGCGGCGCTTCTCGTCGCCGGCTTCGTCGGCTTCTTCGCGCTGAAGCGGCCGCTCGGCTGGCTCGCACACCGCATGCCCGACGTCGACGCGGTGACGTACCCGGCGATGTTCTACCTCGGGCGCGCGTCGATCTGGGGCGTCACGGAGCTGTGGGCCGCCGTCGACCGCGCGGTGATGGGGGCTGTCGGCGTGATCGAATGGACCGCGATGCACCCGCGAGAGGCGCTCGGGCGGGCCGGCGTCGACGCCGAGATCCGTACCGGAATCGGCCGGAGCGTCCTCTTCTTGACCGTCGCGGCCGGTGTCGTGCTGTTCGTGTTCGTGTTGAGCTGA
- a CDS encoding site-specific integrase: protein MPETTLESIAPDEAIRLYLRDRQNELADATIDSYRYKLEKFVEWCESEDVENLNRLSGRDLLRFKQYRAQDLNSVSLKGQLDALRAFVKWCESIDGVEQDLHNKVLSPSLNEGDRERDILLDPDAATDILDHLARFQYASLQHALLTLLWRCGARSGTVRSFDLRDYDRENQWLRAKHRPETPLKNKQKGERLIALNSDVCQVLNDYIDHSRDDVTDERGRKPLLTTQFGRVSKSTIRETCYRWTHPCQYNGGHCPHGRDMDTCQALNPPEKPRQSAHPLGVPTHGDVVRLLTT from the coding sequence ATGCCCGAAACTACGCTCGAATCCATTGCGCCGGACGAGGCGATTCGCCTCTACCTTCGTGACCGACAGAACGAGTTAGCCGACGCGACTATCGACTCCTACCGATACAAACTCGAAAAGTTCGTAGAGTGGTGCGAGAGCGAAGACGTAGAGAACCTGAACCGGCTTTCAGGACGCGACCTTCTCCGGTTCAAGCAGTACCGCGCCCAAGACCTGAACAGCGTTTCGCTCAAGGGCCAACTTGACGCTTTGAGAGCGTTCGTGAAATGGTGCGAGTCTATCGACGGCGTTGAACAAGACCTTCATAATAAGGTTCTCTCGCCCTCGCTGAACGAAGGCGACCGAGAGCGTGACATATTGCTTGACCCTGACGCCGCGACGGACATACTCGACCACCTCGCGCGGTTCCAGTATGCGTCCCTTCAGCACGCGCTCTTGACTCTACTGTGGCGTTGCGGGGCGCGTTCGGGGACTGTCAGGTCATTTGATCTACGCGACTACGACCGAGAGAACCAGTGGCTCCGAGCGAAGCACAGACCCGAGACCCCGCTGAAAAACAAACAGAAGGGTGAGAGGCTAATTGCCCTGAACTCGGACGTTTGTCAAGTCCTGAACGACTACATAGACCACAGCCGCGACGATGTGACCGATGAAAGAGGGCGGAAACCACTACTCACCACCCAATTCGGGCGTGTCTCGAAATCGACTATTCGGGAAACCTGCTATCGGTGGACGCACCCTTGCCAGTACAACGGTGGTCATTGCCCGCACGGTCGAGACATGGATACCTGTCAGGCATTGAATCCACCAGAAAAACCCCGTCAGTCTGCCCATCCTCTCGGAGTCCCCACGCATGGCGACGTGGTGCGATTACTCACCACTTGA